In the Streptomyces spororaveus genome, ACAGGCCGACAGCCACGACGGAGTCAACAGCCGCGTCCACACCTGACCTTCGGCCTGCCGACGGCCGCCCGTGCCGTCGGCAGGCCACCAGGTGGACTACCCCGCCCTACCCTTCAGGGTCCGGTCGTCCTGCGCCTGCGCCGGGGCGTCCGCGTCACCGAGCCGTGCGGTGCGCAGCCGCTCCCGGGCCGCGGCCAGCGCGGCGTCTATGTCACGCGTCCCGGTCGTCACGCACAGTGTGTAGACCACGTCTTCCATCCGCTGCCGCACCGGTTCGTGACGGCTCACCGCCTCAGGCTCGGACACCCTCTCGTACTCCGCCACCAGGCGTGCCAGTACCGCGGGGTGAGCCATCATCACGATCTCGCTCCTTCGTACACGCCGCCGTCACAGGCGGCTCGCCGCCACCGATGCCTCGTCTGCCCCGGACCGGTGGACCCATGCGCCACACGCGTTGACGCGCGTCTCCCCCTGTCGCGCAGTCAGTCGTCCGGGCCGCGGATACCGCCGCCGGGCCGCAGACGGGAGTACGACCTGTCGTGCGACCGGCTGCCCGAACCGGCCGCGAACGCGCCTCGGGACAAACGGCATTGCGTGCGCCGGCGCTCCGGGGAGGGCCGGCCTGACGGGCCTGCTTCACTTCAGGTGCCGGTCGCAGAACCTGACCCCTTCCTCCACCTCGAACCACGGGGTGCCGACGTGCCCGCCCATGTTGGCGTGCAGCGTCTTCTCCGTGCTGCCGAAGGCGTCGAACAGGTTCAGGGCCCCTTGCCGGGGGTTCCCTTCGTCGTCCCACTGCAGCAGGAACAGCAGCGGGATGGTGACCTGCCGTGCCTCCTCGCGCTGGGCGCGGGGAACGTAGCCCCCGGCGAAGAGTCCGGCGGCGGCGATGCGTGGCTCGACCACCGCCAGGCGGATGCCGACGGCCGTCCATCCCGAGTACCCGACCGGGCCGGCGATCTCGGGGAGC is a window encoding:
- a CDS encoding DUF5133 domain-containing protein, whose protein sequence is MMMAHPAVLARLVAEYERVSEPEAVSRHEPVRQRMEDVVYTLCVTTGTRDIDAALAAARERLRTARLGDADAPAQAQDDRTLKGRAG